One window from the genome of Aptenodytes patagonicus chromosome 4, bAptPat1.pri.cur, whole genome shotgun sequence encodes:
- the CDKN2AIP gene encoding CDKN2A-interacting protein, with product MAAGKAAAEPLGRTAEEVAWAEALRGACEPEHHWRHRREFLLRNVGEPPAAGSAQLQRLVSLSMVWANHVFLGCRYPPQVMEKALEMAEGIQVTGAPVRTTRDELVAKVKKRGISSSNEGVEEPSKKRAVEKSKDSKDTGKHVKTTKAEAPKETESTLPKKQEKDTSKDPESSQSTCSSTQEMVTASDIETEGKPANAENTTEQNPSPSEKESGEKPCSNPPKESKCENVPSPEKKTTVSAAPPAAKSAPQAEAVAAVVPPAAKSAPQAAAVAAAVPSTAKSAPQAVAVPPAAKSSPQAETVAAAVPPAAKSSPQAETVAAAVPPTTKSTPQAAAVPPAAKSTPQTSATLLSSKNQASAPASVSKSSAQAGTSLLLAPKSGTQAGTSLLLAPKSGAQAGTSLLLASKGTAKVGSSLLASKSSAEVAASLLAARSGAQQGSSLLSSKSSAQVAASLLATRSGAQQGPSSLASRGGAQAGASLLASKGGTQAGSPQLASKSGSQAGESPAKALCKPLTSEDAKERQPFFNRLYKAVAWKLVAVGGFSPNVNHAELLNSSIQSVKATLDVAFVPLKELADLPQNKSSLENIVCELRCKSVYLGTGCGKSMENAKAVASREALKLFLKKKVIVKICKRKYKGSEIEDLVLLDEESKPSNLPPALRNPREIL from the exons aTGGCGGCGGGGAAGGCGGCGGCCGAGCCCCTCGGGCGGACGGCGGAAGAGGTGGCTTGGGCGGAGGCGCTGCGCGGGGCCTGCGAGCCCGAGCACCACTGGCGGCACCGCCGGGAGTTCCTGCTGCGCAACGTgggggagccgccggcggcgggcagcgcccagCTCCAGCGCCTGGTGTCCCTCTCCATGGTGTGGGCCAATCACGTCTTCCTGGGCTGCCG GTACCCGCCGCAGGTCATGGAGAAGGCGCTGGAAATGGCCGAAGGCATCCAAGTGACCGGCGCGCCTGTCCGCACCACGAGAGATGAACTGGTTGCCAAGGTGAAGAAAAGAGGCATATCAAGTAGCAATG AAGGGGTAGAGGAGCCCTCCAAGAAGCGAGCTGTTGAGAAAAGCAAAGATTCTAAGGATACTGGAAAGCATGTGAAAACAACCAAGGCAGAAGCCCCAAAGGAAACAGAGAGCACATTGccaaaaaagcaggagaaagataCTAGCAAAGATCCAGAAAGCTCCCAGTCAACTTGCAGTTCAACTCAAGAAATGGTCACAGCATCAGAcatagaaacagaaggaaaacctgCTAATGCTGAAAATACTACTGAGCAAAATCCATCTCCATCTGAAAAAGAGTCAGGAGAGAAGCCTTGCTCAAATCCACCTAAGGAAAGCAAGTGTGAAAATGTGCCGTCACCTGAAAAGAAAACTACAGTAAGTGCAGCGCCACCAGCTGCCAAGAGTGCCCCGCAGGCAGAGGCGGTGGCAGCGGTGGTGCCACCGGCTGCCAAGAGTGccccgcaggcagcagcagtggcagcggCAGTGCCATCGACTGCCAAGAGTGCCCCGCAGGCGGTTGCGGTGCCACCAGCTGCCAAGAGCAGCCCACAGGCAGAGACGGTGGCAGCAGCGGTGCCACCGGCTGCCAAGAGCAGCCCACAGGCAGAGACGGTGGCAGCAGCGGTGCCACCGACCACCAAGAGCAccccgcaggcagcagcagtgccaccAGCTGCCAAGAGCACCCCACAAACAAGTGCTACACTGCTGTCTTCCAAAAACCAAGCGAGTGCCCCAGCATCAGTGTCCAAGAGCAGTGCCCAGGCGGGCACCTCGCTGCTGCTGGCCCCCAAGAGCGGCACCCAGGCGGGCACCTCGCTGCTGCTGGCCCCCAAAAGTGGCGCTCAGGCGGGCACCTCACTGCTGCTGGCCTCCAAGGGCACTGCTAAGGTGGGCTCCTCGCTCCTGGCCTCCAAGAGCAGTGCCGAGGTGGCTGCCTCGTTGCTGGCCGCTCGGAGCGGTGCTCAGCAGGGATCCTCACTGCTGTCTTCCAAGAGCAGCGCTCAGGTGGCTGCTTCGCTGCTGGCCACTCGGAGCGGCGCTCAGCAAGGTCCCTCGTCACTGGCCTCCCGGGGTGGAGCTCAGGCAGGTGCTTCCCTGCTGGCCTCCAAGGGTGGCACGCAGGCAGGTTCACCACAGCTTGCCTCCAAGAGTGGCTCGCAGGCAGGTGAAAGCCCTGCTAAGGCTTTGTGCAAACCGTTAACCAGCGAAGATGCAAAGGAAAGACAACCTTTTTTCAACAGACTGTACAAAGCTGTAGCGTGGAAACTGGTTGCTGTTGGAGGCTTCAGTCCTAACGTAAATCACGCAGAACTTCTAAACTCATCTATTCAGTCTGTAAAAGCTACGTTAGATGTTGCTTTTGTTCCCCTGAAGGAACTTGCAGACTTGCCTCAAAATAAGAGCTCTCTAGAAAATATAGTTTGTGAACTGAGGTGCAAGTCTGTCTACTTGGGTACTGGCTGTGGTAAAAGTATGGAAAATGCCAAAGCGGTTGCTTCAAGAGAAGCTTTGAAATTGTTCCTCAAGAAGAAAGTTATTGTGAAgatatgtaaaagaaaatacaaaggtaGTGAAATTGAGGATCTGGTACTTCTGGATGAAGAATCAAAACCTTCAAATTTACCTCCAGCTTTAAGAAATCCTCGTGAGATCTTGTAG